A stretch of Pempheris klunzingeri isolate RE-2024b chromosome 19, fPemKlu1.hap1, whole genome shotgun sequence DNA encodes these proteins:
- the strbp gene encoding spermatid perinuclear RNA-binding protein → MRSFRSFSNDDRHVMAKHSTIYPSSQELEAVQTLVSTVECALKHVSDWLDRSSGDADSQNNSQPADSTEEDDPGEEPGAETEDSGDGHRESSSGGVLCGVMRIGLVAKGLLIKGDMDLELVLMCRDKPTQTLLDTVCHNLPAQIEKLTEEKYEVTSSLPDAAILVRTTAEPKLTLKITLTSPAMREDEEDEEEEEEEEGEEEEELENGEEEEEEREEEEVEDEDAETEKKNGRVLGAAAHRVEAEEEEEEEEEEGEVLDRHRCLLALAALRHAKWFQARVNGLKSCVIVLRILRDMCNRHPVWEPLKGWPLELICEKAIATCNRPLGAGEALRRVMECLASGILLPGGPGLHDPCEKEPTNTLANMTDQQAEAVTYSAQRALRLMAFGQIYKVLEMEPLPSNKPSQKYPWSDKDGLGLKRPYEDGAMDDKDLIKKMKRNLRKVLDSKAIDSNQPMNALMRLNQIRPGLQYRLLSQSGPVHAPVFTMSVDLDGTIYEASGSSKKTAKLHVAVKVLQAMGYPTGFDSDLDPMSSDEKSDGEGKSETSSHTSNNPTHSSDSSNTLEVRTQGPILTASGKNPVMELNEKRRGLKYELISESGGSHDKRFVMEVEVDGQKFRGAGPNKKVAKASAALAALEKLFSGPNAAANKKKKILPQTKGALAAAAAASAVAAQVARGRGRAALARGAFVSAAAPGYVTPGFGTPYGYSPAAAAAPAYGGLFIDNPFYQPRTIAPFIIHLGPQDLFSDF, encoded by the exons ATG AGGTCCTTCCGCTCCTTCAGTAACGACGACCGCCACGTCATGGCGAAGCACTCCACCATCTACCCCTCCTCCCAGGAGCTGGAGGCCGTCCAGACGCTGGTGTCCACCGTCGAGTGCGCCCTCAAGCAcgtctctgattggctggatcGGAGCAGCGGCGACGCAGACAGCCAGAACAACAGCCAACCGgcagacagcacagaggaggacgACCCTGGCGAGGAACCTGGCGCCGAAACGGAGGACTCTGGTGACGGCCACAG AGAGTCCAGCAGTGGCGGCGTGCTGTGTGGAGTGATGAGGATCGGCCTGGTGGCCAAAGGCCTCCTGATCAAAGGCGACATGGACCTGGAGCTGGTGCTGATGTGCAGAGACAAACCCACGCAGACACTGCTGGACACTGTCTGTCACAATTTACCTGCACAGATAGAG AAGCTGACAGAAGAGAAATATGAGGTCACCAGCTCCTTACCTGACGCGGCCATCTTGGTACGAACTACAGCAGAGCCCAAACTCACGCTGAAGATCACCCTCACCTCACCGGCCATgagggaggacgaggaggatgaggaggaggaggaggaggaggagggggaggaggaggaggagctggagaatggtgaggaggaggaggaggagagggaggaggaggaggtggaggatgaagATGCGGAGACGGAGAAGAAGAATGGGAGAG TGTTGGGTGCTGCTGCGCACAGagtggaggctgaggaggaggaggaggaggaggaggaggagggggaggtgctGGATAGACACAGATGTCTGTTGGCCCTGGCAGCGCTGCGACACGCCAAGTGGTTCCAG GCTCGAGTGAACGGGCTCAAGTCCTGCGTTATCGTTCTCAGGATACTTAGAGACATGTGCAATAGACACCCCGTCTGGGAGCCTCTCAAGGGATGG CCCTTAGAGTTAATCTGCGAAAAGGCGATCGCCACCTGCAACAGACCTCTCGGGGCTGGAGAGGCCCTGCGTCGAGTCATGGAGTGTCTGGCCTCCGGCATCCTGCTACCAG GTGGTCCAGGTTTACACGACCCATGTGAGAAAGAGCCAACAAACACACTCGCCAACATGACCgaccagcaggctgaggccGTTACCTACAGcgcacag CGTGCTCTCAGGCTCATGGCGTTCGGACAGATCTACAAGGTGTTGGAGATGGAGCCTCTTCCTTCAAATAAACCATCACAGAAATACCCGTGGTCTGATAAAGACG gctTGGGTCTGAAGAGGCCATACGAAGACGGAGCGATGGATGACAAGGACCTCATtaagaagatgaagaggaatcTGAGGAAAG TCCTAGACAGTAAAGCCATAGACTCCAACCAGCCAATGAACGCCCTGATGCGGTTGAACCAGATCCGGCCGGGGCTGCAGTATCGCCTGCTGTCCCAGTCGGGCCCGGTTCACGCTCCGGTCTTCACCATGTCCGTGGATCTGGACGGAACCATTTACGAAGCGTCTGGGTCCTCCAAGAAGACCGCCAAGCTCCACGTGGCCGTCAAG GTCCTCCAGGCGATGGGCTACCCGACAGGCTTCGACTCAGACCTGGACCCCATGAGTTCGGACGAGAAGTCGGACGGTGAAGGGAAGAGCGAGACGTCATCGCACACGAGCAATAACCCAACACACTCCTCAGACAGTTCCAACACACTGGAG GTGCGAACTCAGGGTCCCATACTGACGGCGAGCGGGAAGAACCCCGTCATGGAGCTAAACGAAAAGAGACGAGGCCTCAAATATGAACTCATCTCTGAAAGTGGAGGCAGCCACGACAAACGCTTCGTTATGGAG GTGGAGGTTGATGGGCAGAAGTTTCGTGGGGCAGGCCCCAACAAAAAAGTAGCAAAGGCCAGTGCCGCTTTAGCAGCGCTGGAAAAACTCTTCTCTGGTCCCAACGCGGCtgcaaacaagaaaaagaagattCTGCCTCAG actAAAGGAGCGCTGGCcgcggcagcagcagcctcagcagtAGCAGCTCAGGTAGCccgaggaagaggaagagcggCCCTCGCAAGGGGAGCCTTCGTCAGTGCAGCCGCACCTGGATATGTCACACCAG GCTTTGGGACACCGTATGGCTACagcccagctgcagcagctgctcctgcatACG